One segment of Pyrococcus sp. ST04 DNA contains the following:
- a CDS encoding metallophosphoesterase → MVVAIISDIHSNYEALKAVWREVKDAEFIVCLGDLVGYGASPNEVVEFMREYIEKGKVLCIRGNHDNAIAFGADWHFNPYARQAVRWHQKVMTLENLEFLRSLPVRLFFKYGERSYHMVHGSPRAPLDEYLFPWLPDSEFADCLRYIREDDLLVGHTHVPMLRDIRGRRVINPGAVGQPRDGDWRASYALLYEDGKVEFFRVEYDVETAASKIIDAGLPAFLAKRLFEGY, encoded by the coding sequence ATGGTCGTGGCAATAATCTCAGACATTCACTCAAACTATGAAGCCCTAAAGGCGGTATGGAGAGAAGTGAAGGATGCAGAATTTATTGTCTGCCTTGGTGACTTGGTAGGGTACGGAGCCAGCCCAAATGAAGTAGTTGAGTTTATGAGAGAGTATATTGAGAAGGGTAAGGTTCTATGTATTAGGGGAAACCACGATAATGCAATAGCATTTGGTGCAGACTGGCACTTTAATCCTTATGCGAGGCAGGCCGTCAGATGGCATCAGAAGGTAATGACACTAGAAAACCTTGAGTTTCTAAGATCACTTCCAGTACGGCTTTTCTTCAAATATGGAGAAAGAAGCTATCATATGGTTCACGGTTCTCCAAGGGCTCCCCTAGATGAATACCTGTTTCCGTGGCTCCCGGATTCTGAGTTTGCCGACTGCCTTAGGTATATAAGGGAGGACGACCTATTGGTTGGACACACCCATGTCCCAATGCTGAGGGATATAAGGGGAAGGAGAGTTATTAACCCTGGAGCAGTAGGCCAACCCAGGGATGGGGACTGGAGGGCAAGCTATGCACTCCTATATGAAGATGGTAAGGTAGAGTTCTTTAGAGTCGAATACGATGTCGAAACTGCAGCCAGCAAAATAATAGACGCTGGATTGCCAGCTTTCCTTGCAAAAAGATTATTCGAGGGGTATTAA
- a CDS encoding radical SAM protein, with the protein MIKLKLPHSHFEDVGDKIRLVWRRTLIADYEKKEIERAIKRKFRANVEVKAEEGYLVLNTDNEEIEKFVAFFIQNYLGSRLKNRYTRRRILYIHEGLDIPLLGYNAFGLIDRGTNLIQVRGSTGCNLSCIFCSVDEGPYSRTRKLDFVVDIDYLMKWFDWVAQQKGKGLEAHLDAQGEPLIYPFIVELVQALRDHPNVSVISMQSNGVLLDDKLIEELAEAGLDRINLSIHSLDPEKAKMLMGMKNYDLNHVLEMAEALVNAGIDVLIAPVIIFGINDNEAEAFIEFARKIGAGKRWPALGFQNYIPYKFGRNPTIAKPIPFKEFYEWLRRLEEKTGMKPLVLKPHHFGMHPRPFIPLAFKRGEVVKAEVVLPGRIEGEMIAKARNRLIQVINTDAKVGDKIRVRIVRTRHGIYVGTKV; encoded by the coding sequence ATGATAAAGTTGAAACTTCCACATTCCCACTTTGAAGACGTTGGAGATAAGATTAGATTAGTCTGGAGAAGGACTCTAATAGCTGACTATGAGAAAAAAGAAATAGAAAGAGCAATAAAAAGGAAATTCAGAGCTAACGTAGAAGTTAAAGCCGAAGAAGGTTATTTAGTACTCAACACTGACAATGAGGAAATAGAAAAGTTTGTAGCATTTTTCATTCAAAACTACCTGGGAAGTAGGCTGAAAAATAGGTATACAAGAAGGAGAATACTGTACATACATGAAGGTCTGGATATTCCACTTCTCGGATATAATGCTTTCGGCCTGATAGACAGAGGAACAAACCTAATTCAAGTTAGGGGATCAACAGGATGTAACTTGAGCTGTATCTTCTGCTCAGTTGACGAGGGGCCATACTCAAGGACTAGGAAGCTGGATTTTGTGGTTGACATAGACTACCTCATGAAATGGTTTGACTGGGTCGCACAGCAGAAGGGAAAAGGCCTTGAAGCGCATTTAGATGCCCAGGGAGAACCTCTAATATATCCTTTCATAGTTGAGCTAGTTCAAGCCCTAAGAGATCATCCAAATGTTTCCGTCATCTCAATGCAAAGTAATGGAGTACTCCTTGATGACAAGTTAATTGAGGAACTGGCCGAAGCTGGACTTGATAGGATCAACCTCTCTATTCACTCCTTAGATCCTGAGAAAGCGAAGATGCTTATGGGAATGAAGAACTATGATCTTAACCATGTCCTTGAGATGGCAGAAGCGTTGGTAAATGCAGGGATAGATGTTCTAATAGCTCCCGTCATTATATTTGGAATTAATGACAATGAAGCGGAAGCATTCATAGAGTTCGCAAGAAAAATAGGTGCAGGGAAGAGATGGCCAGCATTAGGGTTCCAAAATTACATACCCTATAAATTTGGAAGAAATCCAACAATAGCAAAACCAATACCTTTCAAAGAATTCTATGAATGGCTTAGAAGGCTAGAAGAAAAAACCGGCATGAAGCCTCTAGTTTTAAAGCCCCACCATTTTGGCATGCACCCAAGGCCCTTTATACCATTAGCATTTAAAAGAGGAGAAGTCGTTAAAGCGGAAGTCGTTCTCCCTGGAAGGATTGAGGGCGAAATGATTGCCAAGGCAAGAAATAGGCTCATTCAAGTTATAAATACAGATGCTAAGGTTGGTGACAAAATAAGAGTAAGGATAGTTAGAACTAGGCATGGGATTTACGTTGGAACGAAAGTTTAG
- a CDS encoding glycoside hydrolase family 65 protein — protein MEITVEYIGKNPKEKEHSTIFTLSNGYFSIKGDLELEQSEFGTIVAGVYDYTPYFYREIINAPRVSGLYIHLDGIPFYPSARNCKVKRTLDLINAELRNMVLHDLLEYKSTVIVHGKEKNLGLIKFEFIPKFSGEIILVNPIETNTTNPSYTEYIRVKHYQTIKVWENDLGIYSEVQTLDGKYRLEFGTGLYSPYDNVEREVVRGKDNISEISRIRVEKGYKYEFIKYIIVSDGNAERLMEKYRGESIDKLVDSHRKYWKNLWDTARVEIEGDEDLELAINFNIFHLLQVAPYSSKVSIPARGLHGFGYRGHVFWDTEIYVLPFFIATFPEIAKRALLYRYNLLPEARLNAMKNGFKGAQYPWESADDGKEATPGEIPLDMIGERKIRIYTGEEEHHITADIAYSVDLYYKFTSDDDFMKNYGLEIIVETARFWASRVEKEGDTYVINRVIGADEYHEHVNNNFFTNLMARRNLLLAVKYCRDEKFREKVRELGVSDEEIWQWEEIARRIKIPKKVGNVYEEFDGYFELEDYILEDIFEVGEGRLPLRIRENLQKTKLVKQADVIAAMFLLRDEFTREEMESNFDYYIKRTTHASSLSMPPYAIVASWIGREDIAYQYLLKCANVDLENIYKNTSEGLHIATAGGVWQVIFWGLCGVKIDDNSIKIENPVLPGKIRKIKLKLKYRGKKYLVEVSKERSKLIPLE, from the coding sequence ATGGAGATCACCGTTGAATATATTGGAAAAAATCCAAAGGAGAAAGAACATTCCACAATCTTCACATTATCTAATGGGTATTTTAGCATTAAGGGAGATTTGGAACTTGAGCAATCAGAGTTTGGGACAATTGTTGCAGGAGTCTATGATTACACACCGTACTTCTATCGAGAAATAATAAATGCTCCAAGGGTTTCTGGATTGTACATACACTTAGATGGGATACCCTTTTATCCTTCGGCTAGAAACTGCAAAGTAAAGAGGACATTAGACCTAATTAATGCCGAACTTAGAAACATGGTTCTACATGACCTTTTAGAATATAAGAGCACCGTGATAGTTCATGGAAAGGAAAAGAATCTCGGTTTAATAAAATTTGAATTTATTCCTAAGTTTTCTGGGGAGATAATCCTAGTGAACCCTATAGAAACTAACACAACGAATCCCTCTTATACAGAATACATCCGGGTGAAGCATTATCAAACAATTAAAGTATGGGAAAACGATCTTGGAATTTATTCTGAGGTTCAGACTTTGGATGGCAAGTATAGGTTAGAGTTTGGGACGGGTCTTTATTCCCCCTATGACAACGTTGAAAGAGAAGTAGTTCGTGGAAAGGACAACATAAGTGAAATCAGTAGGATTAGAGTTGAGAAGGGTTACAAATACGAATTTATAAAGTACATCATTGTCTCAGATGGAAATGCTGAAAGGTTAATGGAGAAATATAGAGGAGAAAGTATTGACAAGTTAGTGGATAGTCATAGGAAATATTGGAAGAACTTATGGGATACCGCAAGGGTTGAAATCGAGGGTGATGAAGATCTTGAGTTGGCAATAAACTTTAATATATTCCATCTCCTTCAAGTTGCTCCATACTCTTCAAAGGTTTCAATCCCGGCAAGAGGTTTACACGGTTTTGGATATAGGGGCCACGTTTTTTGGGATACGGAAATATATGTCTTGCCATTTTTCATCGCAACTTTTCCTGAAATTGCAAAAAGAGCTCTTCTATATAGGTACAATCTTCTCCCCGAAGCTAGGTTAAATGCGATGAAAAATGGTTTTAAGGGAGCCCAATACCCCTGGGAGTCTGCGGATGATGGAAAAGAGGCAACACCTGGAGAGATTCCGCTTGACATGATTGGTGAGAGAAAAATTAGGATATACACTGGGGAAGAGGAGCATCACATAACTGCTGACATAGCATATTCTGTAGACTTGTATTATAAGTTCACATCAGATGACGATTTTATGAAAAACTATGGACTTGAAATAATAGTAGAAACAGCCAGATTCTGGGCCAGTAGAGTAGAGAAAGAGGGGGATACATATGTAATAAATAGGGTAATAGGTGCAGATGAGTATCATGAACATGTGAATAACAATTTCTTTACGAATCTAATGGCTCGCCGTAACTTATTGTTGGCTGTTAAGTACTGTAGGGATGAAAAGTTCAGGGAGAAGGTCAGAGAACTTGGTGTTTCTGATGAGGAAATCTGGCAATGGGAAGAAATTGCAAGGAGGATAAAAATCCCAAAGAAAGTTGGAAACGTATATGAGGAATTTGATGGATACTTTGAACTAGAAGATTACATTTTGGAGGATATATTTGAAGTGGGTGAAGGGAGGCTTCCTTTGAGAATAAGGGAGAATCTTCAAAAAACAAAGCTAGTAAAACAAGCCGATGTAATTGCTGCAATGTTTCTTCTGAGAGATGAATTCACAAGGGAGGAAATGGAATCAAACTTTGATTATTACATAAAGAGAACGACTCACGCCTCCTCTCTTTCAATGCCTCCCTATGCTATAGTAGCTTCATGGATAGGAAGAGAGGATATAGCGTATCAGTATCTTTTAAAATGTGCAAATGTTGATCTAGAAAATATCTATAAAAATACATCAGAGGGCCTTCACATTGCAACTGCTGGTGGAGTCTGGCAGGTAATATTCTGGGGGCTCTGTGGAGTTAAAATAGATGACAATTCAATTAAAATTGAAAATCCAGTACTTCCAGGGAAAATTAGGAAAATAAAGTTGAAACTGAAATATAGGGGTAAGAAGTATCTCGTTGAAGTTAGTAAGGAGAGGTCAAAGTTAATACCCCTCGAATAA
- the glyS gene encoding glycine--tRNA ligase, giving the protein MGERFDKYEYLQDLMRRRGFAWGSFEIYGGARGFYDYGPLGATIKRKIEKKIREAFIREGFFEIETPDITPEQVFIASGHVEKFVDPLVECKKCGARFRADHLIEEALGIDVEGKSAEEMTKIIREHNLRCPECGGELSDVWYFNLMFETYIGPYKDKKAYLRPETAQGIFVNFKRLNAFARNKLPFGVFQIGKAYRNEISPRQGMIRLREFTQAEVEIFFNPEETEHPHFDEVKDEVLRLYPIENQLKDLGMIEVTAEEAVKKGYVMNTFFAYYMVMIKRILLDIGIPEDKIRFRQQLPEERAHYSADTWDAEVYSERFGWVECVGLAYRTNYDLSRHMRMSGADLTVMIHYDKPKIIKKLQVSLNMKKVGPKLKADAKKINEKLRSMSQEELRNIVKELEEKGKIVIEGYELDKDDFIIKEVEEKVTGEKIVPHVLEPSFGIDRPFYLLLENSLTVDEDGRIYLKIKKDMAPIEVAVLPLVAKEPLTSIAYDLYRTLQKEGFIVVYDEKDSIGKRYMRYDEIGTPYCVTVDNQTPEDGMVTIRDRDTREQIRVKIEEVPKKLRELIFGG; this is encoded by the coding sequence ATGGGTGAGAGGTTCGATAAGTATGAGTATCTTCAAGACTTGATGAGAAGGAGAGGCTTTGCATGGGGAAGTTTTGAGATTTATGGAGGAGCAAGAGGGTTTTACGATTACGGCCCACTGGGGGCCACTATTAAGAGGAAAATAGAAAAGAAAATTAGGGAAGCGTTTATTAGAGAGGGATTCTTTGAGATAGAAACCCCCGATATAACTCCCGAACAGGTTTTTATAGCTAGTGGCCACGTTGAGAAGTTCGTTGATCCTCTAGTTGAATGTAAAAAATGTGGAGCTAGGTTTAGGGCAGATCATTTAATTGAGGAAGCATTGGGAATTGACGTAGAGGGCAAGAGCGCGGAAGAAATGACCAAAATAATAAGGGAGCACAACTTGAGATGCCCAGAATGTGGAGGAGAGCTAAGCGATGTATGGTATTTCAATTTAATGTTTGAAACATACATTGGCCCCTATAAGGATAAGAAGGCCTATTTAAGACCAGAAACTGCCCAGGGTATATTTGTGAACTTCAAGAGACTTAACGCTTTTGCGAGGAATAAGCTTCCTTTTGGAGTGTTCCAGATAGGAAAGGCATATAGGAATGAGATCTCCCCAAGACAGGGGATGATAAGGCTTAGGGAATTTACGCAAGCAGAGGTAGAAATATTCTTTAACCCCGAAGAAACTGAACATCCTCACTTCGACGAAGTGAAGGATGAGGTGTTAAGGCTATATCCAATAGAAAACCAACTCAAGGATCTTGGAATGATAGAGGTTACAGCGGAGGAGGCGGTTAAGAAAGGCTATGTTATGAATACATTCTTTGCATATTACATGGTCATGATAAAAAGGATTCTCCTGGATATAGGCATTCCTGAGGACAAAATAAGGTTTAGGCAACAGCTACCTGAGGAAAGGGCACACTACTCTGCTGATACGTGGGATGCCGAAGTTTATAGTGAGAGATTTGGATGGGTAGAATGTGTGGGATTGGCCTATAGAACCAACTATGACTTAAGCAGGCATATGAGAATGAGCGGGGCGGATTTGACTGTAATGATTCACTATGATAAGCCCAAGATAATCAAAAAGCTTCAAGTTTCTCTAAACATGAAGAAGGTTGGTCCAAAGCTCAAAGCTGATGCAAAGAAGATAAATGAAAAATTGAGGTCGATGAGCCAAGAAGAGCTTAGAAATATCGTTAAGGAGCTTGAGGAGAAGGGTAAAATAGTTATCGAGGGTTATGAGCTTGATAAAGATGACTTCATTATTAAGGAAGTTGAGGAAAAGGTAACGGGTGAAAAGATAGTTCCACATGTACTGGAGCCGAGTTTTGGAATAGACAGACCTTTCTATCTGCTTCTCGAAAATTCCCTCACTGTGGACGAGGATGGGAGGATCTATCTAAAGATAAAGAAGGACATGGCTCCAATAGAGGTTGCGGTTCTTCCTCTAGTTGCAAAAGAGCCTTTGACCAGTATAGCTTATGACCTCTACAGAACCCTCCAGAAAGAGGGGTTTATAGTTGTTTACGATGAGAAAGACAGCATTGGAAAAAGGTACATGAGGTACGATGAAATAGGAACGCCATATTGCGTTACAGTTGATAATCAAACTCCCGAGGATGGCATGGTAACGATAAGGGATAGAGATACGAGAGAACAGATAAGGGTGAAAATTGAGGAAGTTCCAAAGAAGCTTAGAGAGCTTATATTTGGAGGATGA